A genomic stretch from Candidatus Dadabacteria bacterium includes:
- a CDS encoding zinc-dependent alcohol dehydrogenase family protein — MKAMVLRGTYDLLNNDTPLELLEIPTPKPAEEEVLIRILACGVCHTDMDEAEGRVIPPSLPIVPGHQVVGVVEEHGSGVRSFDAGDMVGVAWIGGVCGKCSYCSSGRENLCHDFIATGRDRNGGFAEFMVADADFVHRIPQGMDPVKTAPLLCAGAIGYRCARLSGITDGDAVGLMGFGASAHLVIQLLRHSYPLCEVFVFARGERERLFAMELGASWSGGIEERSPRQLSAIIDTTPAWTPVLRSLENLVPGGKLVVNAISKENSDISSLLSLDYQSHLWLEKEIKSVANVTREDVAGFLSAASTLGIETEVTEYGLEEANAALLEMKKGGGKGARVLRIADR; from the coding sequence ATGAAGGCAATGGTTCTAAGAGGTACATACGACCTGCTCAATAACGATACTCCTCTTGAACTGCTCGAGATTCCCACACCGAAACCCGCTGAAGAAGAAGTGCTAATACGCATTTTAGCCTGCGGGGTCTGTCACACCGACATGGACGAGGCAGAAGGAAGGGTGATCCCCCCGTCTCTTCCGATTGTTCCAGGACATCAAGTCGTGGGGGTGGTCGAAGAACACGGCTCGGGCGTAAGAAGTTTCGACGCAGGCGATATGGTCGGAGTTGCGTGGATAGGAGGAGTCTGCGGAAAATGCTCCTATTGTAGCAGCGGACGGGAAAACCTCTGCCATGATTTCATCGCCACCGGCAGGGACAGAAACGGAGGTTTTGCCGAATTCATGGTCGCGGACGCAGACTTCGTTCACCGCATACCGCAGGGAATGGACCCAGTGAAGACGGCCCCTCTCCTGTGTGCCGGAGCGATAGGTTACCGTTGCGCCAGACTTTCCGGAATAACAGACGGCGACGCCGTAGGGCTTATGGGATTCGGAGCTTCAGCTCATCTGGTCATACAGCTACTTCGTCACTCATATCCACTATGCGAGGTGTTCGTATTCGCAAGAGGAGAAAGGGAAAGGCTGTTCGCCATGGAACTTGGAGCATCCTGGTCAGGCGGAATTGAAGAGCGCTCCCCCAGGCAGCTTTCAGCCATCATTGACACCACTCCGGCATGGACGCCCGTTTTGCGCTCGCTTGAGAATCTTGTCCCCGGGGGAAAACTGGTTGTAAACGCCATAAGCAAGGAGAACTCCGACATAAGTTCTTTGCTGAGTCTCGATTACCAGTCGCATCTCTGGCTTGAGAAAGAGATAAAAAGCGTAGCGAATGTCACAAGGGAAGATGTTGCCGGCTTTCTCTCGGCCGCGTCCACTCTGGGAATAGAGACTGAAGTCACCGAGTACGGACTTGAAGAGGCAAACGCGGCACTTCTGGAAATGAAAAAGGGAGGAGGAAAGGGAGCCAGGGTCCTAAGGATAGCAGACCGGTAA
- a CDS encoding exonuclease domain-containing protein, with translation MKKAGNPKTPRGQNGKNYLPASKNLDFVAVDVETANSNVSSICQVGIAVVRSAEIKEVWTQLVDPHDFFDPYNIAIHGIDQKMVSGCPRFEELYGKIARHLGEIVVSHTFFDRRAISKAFEECGKSLRYGTWIDSAQVARRAWPDKYALRGYNLENIARDLGIHFRHHDAGEDARVAAEIVLRAYADTTLGTSKQ, from the coding sequence ATGAAAAAAGCCGGAAATCCGAAAACGCCCCGCGGGCAAAACGGAAAAAACTATCTCCCCGCGAGTAAAAATCTGGATTTCGTTGCCGTCGATGTCGAGACCGCGAATTCAAACGTTTCAAGCATCTGCCAAGTGGGAATCGCGGTGGTAAGATCAGCGGAGATCAAAGAGGTATGGACGCAGCTTGTTGATCCGCATGACTTTTTTGATCCGTACAATATCGCCATACACGGCATAGACCAGAAGATGGTAAGTGGCTGCCCGCGGTTTGAAGAATTGTACGGCAAGATCGCGCGACACTTGGGAGAAATCGTCGTAAGCCATACATTCTTTGACCGCCGAGCAATCTCAAAAGCATTTGAAGAATGTGGAAAATCTCTTCGTTACGGAACCTGGATTGACAGTGCGCAGGTAGCGCGACGCGCCTGGCCGGATAAATACGCCCTTAGGGGTTACAATCTCGAGAATATTGCCCGGGACCTCGGGATTCATTTTCGCCACCACGACGCCGGAGAAGACGCAAGAGTCGCAGCGGAAATCGTTCTGAGGGCGTACGCGGACACCACACTCGGAACAAGCAAGCAGTGA
- the rpoZ gene encoding DNA-directed RNA polymerase subunit omega, producing the protein MARITIEDCLEKVENRFALSIAAMKRAGQISKGATVVASENDDNKHVVSALREIAEGKVNVIYPKDRDNY; encoded by the coding sequence ATGGCCAGAATTACAATTGAAGACTGCTTAGAGAAAGTTGAAAACAGGTTTGCTCTCTCCATCGCAGCGATGAAAAGAGCAGGCCAGATATCCAAGGGAGCTACCGTGGTGGCGTCTGAGAACGATGACAACAAACATGTTGTTTCGGCGTTAAGAGAGATAGCTGAAGGAAAGGTAAACGTCATATATCCCAAGGATAGAGATAATTACTGA
- a CDS encoding Fic family protein, with the protein MEKKKRIGTYLRSSVVAGEHYDSYIPKPLPPEPPLDMRELYPLLDQANAALGRLDGMSAVLPDTSLLLYMYIRKEAVLSSQIEGTQSSLSDLLLFETAKAPGVPMGEDVASVSRYVSAMKYGIDRMEGLPLSLRLIREIHAKLMDSAWDGHVRPGEFRTSQNWIGGSRPGNARFVPPPPEKLMECLGSLENFLHDDTVRLPVLVKAALVHVQFETIHPFLDGNGRVGRLLITLILGAHGILKEPLLYLSLYFKVNRRAYYDHLQSVRETGDWEAWIEFFLEGVVETAGQAMETAKAVKDLFERDKTRIEVSGRSTPGVLKIHDCLKRFPVSNTTGIKEFCGVSLPTVLRCLLSLEFLGIVKEITGKDRRKIFVYEEYLDILNRGTEPIF; encoded by the coding sequence ATGGAGAAGAAAAAGCGCATTGGCACATATCTCAGAAGTTCAGTTGTAGCGGGAGAGCATTATGATTCCTATATTCCCAAGCCTCTGCCACCTGAACCGCCTCTTGACATGAGAGAACTCTACCCTTTGCTTGATCAGGCAAATGCGGCGCTGGGACGGCTTGACGGAATGAGTGCGGTTTTGCCTGACACGTCACTTCTTCTCTATATGTATATTCGTAAGGAGGCCGTGCTTTCTTCGCAGATTGAAGGGACGCAGTCTTCTCTATCTGATTTGCTGTTGTTTGAGACCGCAAAGGCTCCTGGTGTTCCCATGGGAGAAGATGTCGCCTCGGTCTCACGTTATGTCTCTGCCATGAAATACGGTATTGACCGCATGGAGGGACTTCCGCTCTCCTTGCGCCTTATTCGTGAAATTCATGCCAAGCTTATGGATAGCGCGTGGGATGGCCATGTGCGTCCCGGCGAGTTTCGCACTTCGCAGAACTGGATAGGGGGTTCAAGGCCTGGAAACGCGCGTTTTGTTCCGCCTCCTCCCGAGAAATTGATGGAGTGCCTCGGAAGCCTTGAGAATTTTCTTCATGACGACACGGTGAGATTACCCGTGCTCGTCAAGGCGGCGTTGGTCCATGTGCAGTTTGAGACTATCCATCCGTTTCTTGACGGAAACGGACGTGTTGGTCGATTGCTCATAACTCTCATTCTCGGCGCTCATGGAATTCTCAAGGAACCTCTTCTTTATCTGAGTCTCTATTTCAAAGTCAACCGTCGGGCTTACTACGATCACCTGCAATCCGTGAGAGAAACGGGAGATTGGGAGGCATGGATTGAGTTTTTTCTGGAAGGTGTGGTTGAGACAGCTGGTCAGGCAATGGAAACGGCGAAGGCTGTTAAGGACCTGTTCGAAAGGGATAAGACTCGCATTGAGGTGTCCGGCAGGTCGACTCCCGGGGTCTTAAAGATACATGATTGCCTCAAGCGCTTCCCCGTCAGTAATACGACCGGGATCAAAGAGTTTTGCGGAGTTTCGCTGCCCACTGTGCTTCGCTGCCTGCTGAGTCTTGAATTCCTGGGGATTGTAAAAGAGATTACGGGCAAGGACCGCCGTAAAATCTTTGTTTACGAAGAGTATCTTGATATTCTCAACCGGGGTACCGAACCGATTTTTTAG
- a CDS encoding single-stranded DNA-binding protein → MAAVNKAIILGNLGRDPEVRYTPDGMAITTFSVATTEKRKDRDGNSQEQTEWHRVVTFGRTAEVCGEYLSKGSSVYVEGSIRTRSWDDREGNKRYTTEIVGRTVQFLSPRGEGGRQSRSEAPPPEDDFAYEEGTGMTDDDVPF, encoded by the coding sequence ATGGCAGCGGTTAACAAGGCTATAATACTCGGCAATCTGGGAAGGGACCCCGAAGTAAGATATACGCCTGACGGAATGGCGATTACTACTTTTTCGGTTGCCACAACGGAAAAACGCAAGGACAGGGACGGAAATTCCCAGGAACAGACCGAATGGCACAGGGTAGTGACGTTCGGCAGGACGGCGGAGGTATGCGGCGAGTACCTTTCCAAGGGAAGCTCGGTTTACGTGGAAGGTTCAATCAGGACCCGATCGTGGGATGACAGGGAAGGCAACAAAAGATACACGACCGAAATTGTCGGGAGGACGGTTCAGTTTCTCTCCCCCAGAGGGGAAGGCGGAAGGCAGAGCCGCTCCGAGGCGCCTCCGCCCGAGGATGATTTCGCCTACGA
- the hisIE gene encoding bifunctional phosphoribosyl-AMP cyclohydrolase/phosphoribosyl-ATP diphosphatase HisIE, which translates to MKLEELKFNDEGLLPVIVQDSSSGRVLMLAYANKEALEMTVKTGRTHFWSRSRKKIWNKGEESGHFQDVKEIFVDCDCDTVLITVEQTGAACHTGKPTCFYRSGDMEEKAAPVFEKASLRKVFSVIEDRKQNPKEGSYVSGLIKGGVDRILKKIGEEAGEVVIAAKNEDKDELVYELTDLWFHSMVLLCEAGLSPQDISDELERRFGRRKEEYAQKK; encoded by the coding sequence ATGAAACTAGAAGAACTCAAGTTCAACGACGAAGGCCTTTTGCCCGTAATAGTGCAGGACAGTTCAAGCGGGCGGGTGCTCATGCTCGCATATGCGAACAAAGAGGCTCTCGAGATGACCGTCAAGACCGGAAGGACCCACTTCTGGAGCAGATCAAGAAAAAAGATCTGGAACAAAGGGGAAGAATCAGGCCATTTTCAGGACGTAAAGGAAATCTTCGTTGACTGCGACTGCGATACGGTGCTAATAACCGTGGAGCAGACCGGAGCAGCCTGCCACACCGGAAAGCCGACATGTTTTTACAGATCCGGGGACATGGAAGAAAAAGCTGCCCCCGTGTTCGAGAAAGCTTCACTCAGAAAGGTGTTTTCCGTAATAGAAGACAGGAAGCAGAACCCCAAGGAAGGCTCTTATGTGAGCGGCCTTATTAAGGGCGGAGTTGACAGGATACTTAAAAAAATCGGAGAGGAGGCCGGCGAAGTAGTAATAGCCGCGAAAAATGAGGATAAAGACGAACTCGTCTACGAACTTACCGATCTGTGGTTCCATTCCATGGTGCTTCTCTGCGAAGCGGGTCTTTCGCCTCAGGACATATCGGATGAACTTGAGAGAAGGTTCGGCAGGCGCAAAGAAGAGTACGCGCAGAAGAAGTAG
- a CDS encoding CoA pyrophosphatase, whose translation MDIREEIRKVLDPPGTLLDPGGEFLVAAVLVMLCERGGNYGIWFIRRTEYRDDAFSGHVAFPGGKKKQSDATLVDTACREAGEELGFDAGKEAEILGEMDFVRPYTPSVRQYAVKPFVAMINDEVGFVPNYEVSEFFCVPVSHLVNPENRDVRERRRDGKIIDDYVFAYRNHIIWGLTGRILNEFFKKTSACLTM comes from the coding sequence ATGGACATTCGAGAAGAAATAAGAAAGGTCTTGGATCCTCCGGGGACCCTCCTTGATCCAGGTGGGGAATTCTTGGTAGCTGCCGTGCTGGTTATGCTCTGCGAGCGGGGCGGAAATTATGGAATATGGTTTATAAGAAGAACCGAATACAGGGATGACGCTTTTTCAGGTCACGTGGCCTTTCCGGGGGGAAAGAAAAAGCAAAGTGACGCGACTCTTGTTGATACGGCTTGCAGGGAGGCTGGAGAGGAGCTTGGTTTTGACGCCGGGAAGGAAGCAGAGATTCTCGGGGAAATGGATTTCGTGCGTCCCTACACTCCTTCTGTCAGACAGTATGCGGTAAAGCCTTTTGTAGCGATGATAAATGACGAAGTGGGGTTTGTTCCCAATTATGAGGTATCAGAATTTTTCTGCGTCCCGGTTTCCCACTTGGTTAACCCAGAAAACAGGGATGTAAGGGAAAGAAGACGTGATGGGAAGATAATAGATGATTACGTGTTTGCTTACCGCAATCACATAATATGGGGACTTACGGGGAGAATACTTAATGAATTCTTCAAGAAAACTTCGGCGTGTCTCACGATGTGA
- a CDS encoding transporter substrate-binding domain-containing protein, with protein sequence MDLQFAQHSHRQIECSILFARLPSGVLSFRRPKPRSARDVRMICSILETTRNHLPLAVFCGLVLLAAGCGGNDSDPGPIDAACADMGSVINDLASDPRNVVYGFYTDFEPMSYADTQDRSDPAFHRPLGYEPSLIEAVDELSGEWLQFRPIGIGEEFSGIWLLSAADPHNPFDMVGGGITVLPDRRYAQGDREREKPLITFGDGHVKIFQSLLVRNESSINSHDDLVSSHTVGLLKGTTGESRLLQLAEIADARGYLRPGTIITLEDDTTLTTEEQSHRITASESTTTPGIETRKRLVGPGDDIPEIQYFSSENEQIEAVTDAVVDAVARGEVGNQHAADNSNGELRVTAVERDNSEDIAFSYPHTPEGDSLRGIMDKLINCLTDGGSIGFAQWHQNPRIFLERAERNAP encoded by the coding sequence TTGGACCTCCAATTCGCGCAACATAGCCATCGACAGATTGAATGTTCCATTCTTTTCGCTAGGCTACCTTCAGGCGTTTTATCTTTCCGGAGGCCGAAACCCCGAAGTGCGAGAGACGTAAGAATGATCTGTTCAATACTGGAGACCACCCGTAATCATCTGCCGCTTGCCGTCTTTTGCGGCCTGGTCCTGCTTGCGGCGGGCTGTGGCGGTAACGACAGTGACCCCGGGCCAATTGACGCCGCTTGCGCGGATATGGGCAGCGTGATCAATGATCTGGCGTCCGACCCGAGAAATGTCGTTTACGGCTTTTATACCGATTTTGAGCCGATGAGCTACGCGGATACTCAGGACCGCAGCGACCCGGCGTTTCATCGTCCGCTTGGCTACGAGCCTTCCTTAATTGAAGCGGTCGACGAATTAAGCGGGGAATGGCTTCAGTTCAGGCCCATCGGTATCGGTGAAGAGTTCTCCGGCATCTGGCTGCTAAGCGCCGCCGACCCCCACAACCCTTTCGACATGGTTGGAGGCGGGATTACAGTCTTGCCGGACCGACGCTATGCTCAGGGCGACCGCGAGAGGGAAAAACCCCTGATTACTTTCGGCGATGGCCACGTGAAGATATTTCAATCATTGCTGGTGCGCAACGAATCCAGCATTAACAGCCACGACGACCTCGTCAGCTCCCACACCGTCGGCCTGCTGAAGGGCACGACCGGAGAGAGCCGCCTGCTGCAGCTTGCCGAAATCGCCGATGCCCGAGGCTACCTGCGGCCAGGTACGATCATCACGCTTGAGGACGACACAACACTGACGACGGAGGAACAGAGCCACAGGATTACAGCTTCCGAGTCAACGACAACGCCGGGCATTGAAACCCGCAAGCGCTTGGTAGGGCCCGGCGACGACATCCCCGAGATTCAATACTTCTCCTCCGAGAACGAGCAGATTGAGGCGGTAACCGACGCTGTGGTGGACGCCGTCGCCCGGGGCGAAGTCGGCAACCAGCACGCGGCCGACAATTCCAACGGAGAATTGCGGGTTACGGCCGTTGAGCGGGACAATTCCGAGGACATTGCTTTCAGCTATCCCCATACGCCGGAAGGCGACAGTTTGCGCGGGATAATGGACAAGCTGATAAACTGCCTTACGGACGGCGGCAGTATAGGCTTTGCGCAGTGGCATCAGAATCCGCGGATTTTTCTTGAGAGGGCGGAGCGTAACGCTCCGTGA
- a CDS encoding hydantoinase/oxoprolinase family protein, which translates to MLSVGIDAGGTFTDFVFFDGKEISVNKVPSTPRDPSIAVLNGLKTHPVEFSHISEIIHGTTVATNALLEREGAKTCLITTRGFEDVIEIRRQNREKLYDLLWSPAVPLVSPELRFGVSERTDYRGCVLVCPDEAEVEKIKEEISSLGIEAIAVCFLHSYANPENERRVAAVLSELGIPITLSSELVAEFREYERTSTTVLNSYLIPKVNKYMRSLSRTLGEKSLSIMQSNGGVISAEQAAEEPAKIVLSGPAGGVVGAFEICALSGREKIITYDMGGTSTDISLCDGKISFTTENTLGGVALKVPMINISTIGAGGGSVAYIADGGILKVGPRSAGADPGPACYGKGVLPTVTDANIVLGRMDPGWFLGGEMNIYPERSFEAIRSLAPDHAAEEVAESVIRISNSNMEKALRVISVGRGYDPREFSLVSFGGAGGLHACELARSLGIREVVFPRNPGALSAYGMLLADSFKDYGITFFSSADEDHLVETDRKFADLEKLAREDLEREDLRFEKRVDARYRRQSHELTVSYSDSIASDFHREHERVYGYRKESSVVEIVTLRLRAYMPERKIDILPVSAVEAEPRFFTKDVIFEGKSIKAGCCEREGLRPGFQLAGPCVLYERTATAFIPPDTACEVDDYGSVIVTLDP; encoded by the coding sequence ATGCTCTCGGTAGGCATAGACGCGGGAGGAACTTTCACCGATTTTGTTTTCTTCGATGGAAAGGAAATATCGGTAAACAAGGTTCCTTCCACTCCCCGCGATCCTTCGATAGCAGTACTGAACGGGCTTAAAACCCATCCCGTTGAGTTCTCCCATATATCGGAAATCATTCACGGAACCACCGTGGCCACGAATGCTCTTTTGGAACGGGAAGGGGCAAAGACCTGTCTTATTACCACAAGGGGTTTCGAAGACGTAATCGAGATCAGGCGGCAGAACAGGGAGAAACTGTATGATCTGCTATGGAGTCCGGCCGTCCCTCTTGTGTCACCGGAACTCAGGTTCGGGGTTTCCGAGAGAACGGATTATCGCGGTTGTGTGCTTGTCTGTCCGGATGAAGCAGAAGTGGAGAAAATAAAGGAGGAGATATCTTCTCTCGGTATTGAGGCGATAGCGGTTTGTTTTCTCCATTCGTATGCAAACCCCGAGAATGAACGCAGGGTTGCGGCCGTGCTTTCCGAACTCGGTATCCCGATTACCCTCTCCTCTGAGCTTGTCGCGGAATTCAGGGAGTATGAGAGAACTTCGACGACGGTTCTTAATTCCTATCTGATTCCAAAAGTGAACAAGTACATGCGTTCGCTCTCCCGTACCCTCGGGGAAAAATCTCTTTCCATCATGCAGTCAAACGGTGGGGTTATATCTGCTGAGCAAGCGGCCGAAGAACCTGCAAAAATAGTTCTTTCCGGTCCCGCCGGGGGGGTGGTCGGGGCGTTTGAGATATGTGCGCTCTCCGGGAGAGAGAAAATTATTACCTACGACATGGGTGGAACTTCGACAGACATATCCCTTTGCGACGGCAAAATAAGCTTTACGACCGAGAACACCCTGGGAGGCGTTGCGCTTAAGGTGCCGATGATAAACATCTCGACCATAGGGGCCGGAGGCGGTTCAGTCGCTTACATTGCCGACGGGGGCATTCTTAAGGTCGGCCCGCGAAGCGCCGGCGCTGATCCCGGCCCCGCGTGTTACGGGAAAGGCGTTCTGCCGACCGTAACAGACGCCAATATAGTTCTCGGGAGAATGGACCCCGGCTGGTTTCTGGGTGGCGAGATGAATATATACCCCGAAAGGTCATTTGAAGCGATTCGCTCTCTCGCCCCGGATCATGCCGCGGAGGAAGTCGCCGAATCCGTAATCAGGATTTCAAATTCAAACATGGAAAAGGCCCTCCGCGTGATATCGGTCGGTAGAGGCTACGATCCGAGAGAATTTTCGCTTGTTTCATTCGGCGGCGCGGGAGGTCTTCATGCCTGCGAGCTTGCCCGCTCCCTTGGTATACGAGAGGTCGTGTTTCCCCGAAATCCCGGTGCTCTCTCCGCCTACGGGATGCTTCTTGCCGACTCTTTCAAGGATTACGGAATCACGTTTTTCTCCTCAGCGGATGAGGACCATCTTGTGGAGACGGACCGAAAATTCGCGGATCTCGAAAAGCTCGCGCGCGAAGACCTCGAAAGAGAGGACCTAAGGTTCGAAAAGCGTGTCGATGCGAGGTACCGAAGGCAATCCCATGAACTGACTGTTTCCTATAGTGATTCCATAGCTTCGGATTTTCACCGCGAGCATGAGAGAGTTTACGGATACAGGAAGGAATCTTCCGTCGTCGAGATCGTGACCCTGAGACTCAGGGCCTATATGCCGGAGCGAAAAATAGATATTCTTCCCGTTTCTGCTGTGGAGGCGGAGCCCCGGTTCTTTACAAAGGATGTGATTTTTGAGGGCAAGAGCATTAAGGCCGGATGCTGCGAAAGGGAAGGACTACGGCCGGGTTTTCAACTTGCAGGTCCCTGCGTTCTTTACGAGAGAACCGCCACTGCTTTTATCCCTCCCGATACCGCCTGTGAAGTGGACGATTACGGAAGCGTTATAGTGACCCTCGATCCGTAG
- a CDS encoding nucleoside 2-deoxyribosyltransferase — MKKQKTLYLANSYGFSAQQREGPLAVLVEVLESMGAEVWEPFSRNNQVDKAVAGWAYQVGQSDLRDVREADGLFAVVNGCPPDEGVMVELGMAIAWGKPVFLFRDDFRSCTDSEVYPLNLMLFAGMPEKGWEAYLYGSVEEITDPDKALARWLKDAD; from the coding sequence ATGAAGAAACAAAAAACCCTGTATCTGGCTAACTCCTACGGCTTTTCCGCGCAGCAGCGCGAAGGGCCTCTGGCGGTTCTTGTTGAGGTTCTGGAATCAATGGGAGCCGAGGTATGGGAGCCGTTTTCCCGGAACAATCAGGTTGATAAGGCGGTTGCCGGCTGGGCCTATCAGGTTGGACAGTCGGACCTCAGGGACGTGCGTGAGGCCGACGGGTTGTTCGCGGTTGTCAATGGATGTCCGCCGGACGAAGGAGTTATGGTGGAACTGGGAATGGCTATTGCTTGGGGAAAACCCGTGTTTCTGTTCCGGGATGACTTCCGCAGCTGCACCGACAGCGAGGTCTATCCGCTCAACCTGATGCTGTTTGCCGGCATGCCTGAAAAGGGCTGGGAGGCTTACTTGTATGGTTCTGTAGAAGAGATAACCGACCCGGACAAAGCGCTGGCGAGATGGCTTAAAGATGCGGACTGA
- a CDS encoding alkaline phosphatase D family protein, with protein MRKQLVHGSGVLLFALLLFAIGLVLYGDSGRVSFEHGVASGDPLDDRIILWTRVTPQESQRKVRVRVEVASDEKFESLVYSSVKSTTAKSDYTVKVDVEGLSAGTAYYYRFRSGETASVIGRTKTLPRGDVDSVRLAVFSCANYPTSHGGYFNVYGHAAETADIDAVVHLGDYIYEYGKAPDSGNDNSQGAGRDFPEYSDKEILTLDDYRRRYALYRTDPQLQALHATHPFIAVWDDHEVANDAYVGGAQNHNEDEGSFDARKEAALRAYYEWMPVRPVKENDSGRVYRSFSFGNLVELLMLDTRLAGREKQLSYKDYLDPDTGFNARSFREDIGSPERTLLGRDQLVWLQGELADSTAAWQVLGQQVLMGRMNVPAEIIPHLGDRTPQVADLIDELTGIKERVLREDPSVTKDERDRVNTVLPYNLDAWDGYPAEREAVLGAAYGRDRNLIVLAGDTHNGWASNLKDAAGNQVGVEFATASVSSGGLETYLKLEPEQAEEFARDLEVLVNGLVYSNTKDRGYMIVSFTPKRAKSRWIYVDTVKHPEFRELTSSGKALGVLPGVGNRELVPVGN; from the coding sequence TTGAGAAAACAGCTTGTTCATGGTTCAGGGGTTCTGCTTTTCGCCCTTCTGCTTTTCGCTATTGGTCTCGTGCTCTACGGCGATTCGGGACGTGTGAGTTTTGAACATGGTGTCGCAAGCGGCGACCCTCTGGATGACAGGATTATTCTCTGGACGAGAGTCACTCCGCAGGAATCCCAGAGAAAAGTCAGGGTGAGGGTCGAGGTTGCTTCGGATGAGAAATTCGAAAGCCTTGTTTACAGTTCTGTTAAGAGCACTACGGCCAAGAGCGATTACACCGTCAAGGTTGATGTCGAGGGCCTTTCGGCAGGAACGGCTTATTACTACCGTTTTCGCTCAGGTGAGACCGCATCCGTTATCGGCCGTACCAAGACCTTGCCCAGAGGCGATGTGGATTCGGTCAGGCTGGCGGTGTTTTCATGCGCAAACTATCCTACTTCTCATGGCGGTTACTTTAACGTTTACGGCCACGCGGCGGAAACGGCTGACATCGATGCCGTGGTACACCTCGGCGATTATATCTACGAGTACGGCAAGGCGCCGGATTCCGGGAACGATAATTCCCAAGGAGCCGGAAGGGACTTTCCGGAATACAGCGATAAGGAAATCCTGACGCTTGACGATTACCGAAGGCGCTACGCCCTATACAGAACTGATCCGCAGCTTCAGGCCCTTCATGCCACACATCCGTTCATCGCCGTCTGGGATGATCACGAGGTTGCAAACGACGCTTATGTGGGGGGTGCCCAAAACCACAACGAAGACGAAGGGAGCTTCGATGCGCGCAAAGAGGCTGCGCTTCGGGCCTATTACGAGTGGATGCCGGTTCGCCCCGTAAAAGAGAATGATTCCGGGCGGGTCTACCGCAGTTTTTCTTTCGGGAACCTAGTTGAACTTTTAATGCTCGATACCCGCCTTGCCGGACGGGAAAAACAGCTTAGTTACAAGGATTATCTTGACCCGGATACCGGTTTCAACGCCCGGAGTTTTCGTGAGGACATTGGTTCTCCCGAACGAACCCTGCTCGGTCGGGATCAGCTTGTCTGGCTTCAGGGGGAGCTTGCTGACTCAACCGCCGCTTGGCAGGTTCTGGGTCAGCAGGTGCTTATGGGCAGAATGAACGTTCCGGCTGAAATAATTCCCCATCTGGGCGATCGCACACCGCAGGTCGCGGATCTTATTGATGAACTGACCGGGATTAAGGAGCGGGTGTTGCGAGAAGATCCTTCCGTGACTAAGGATGAGCGGGACCGTGTAAACACTGTGCTTCCCTATAATCTTGATGCCTGGGACGGTTACCCTGCAGAACGCGAAGCGGTGTTAGGCGCGGCTTACGGAAGGGATAGGAACTTGATAGTGCTTGCCGGGGATACGCATAACGGGTGGGCAAGCAATCTCAAGGATGCGGCAGGTAATCAGGTGGGCGTCGAGTTCGCCACCGCGTCTGTGTCCTCGGGGGGTCTTGAGACTTATCTGAAACTTGAACCGGAGCAGGCCGAGGAATTTGCCCGGGATCTGGAAGTGCTGGTCAACGGTCTTGTCTACTCAAACACAAAGGATCGCGGTTATATGATTGTCAGTTTTACTCCGAAAAGGGCCAAGTCGCGGTGGATATATGTGGATACAGTCAAGCATCCGGAATTCAGGGAACTAACTTCAAGTGGAAAGGCCCTTGGTGTGCTTCCCGGAGTGGGAAATCGTGAACTTGTTCCTGTTGGTAATTAG
- a CDS encoding arsenate reductase ArsC — MKENEPSRGRTYRVLFLCTGNSARSIIAESLLNHNSDGRFVGYSAGSHPRGEVHPHALDLLLGKGHSIENLRSKSWDEFEVEGVPSMDFVFTVCDNAAKEPCPVWPGRPVTAHWGLADPAGVEGTETEQLKAFERAYDLLKERIAAFLALPFDSLDSVELRERLEKIGRRGSGTDGEENSC, encoded by the coding sequence CAGGGTGCTGTTTCTCTGCACGGGCAATTCGGCCCGTTCGATCATTGCTGAATCTCTTTTGAATCACAATAGCGACGGAAGATTTGTCGGCTACAGTGCGGGCAGTCATCCTCGGGGAGAAGTTCACCCCCATGCTCTTGATCTCCTGCTTGGCAAGGGACACTCCATTGAGAACCTGCGCTCCAAGTCTTGGGATGAATTCGAGGTGGAGGGCGTTCCTTCGATGGATTTTGTCTTTACAGTGTGTGACAACGCGGCGAAAGAACCTTGTCCCGTGTGGCCGGGCAGGCCGGTTACGGCTCACTGGGGTCTTGCGGACCCCGCGGGCGTTGAGGGAACTGAAACTGAGCAGCTAAAAGCTTTTGAAAGAGCCTACGACTTGCTCAAAGAGCGTATCGCTGCGTTTCTGGCCCTTCCGTTTGACTCGCTTGACAGCGTGGAACTTCGTGAGAGACTTGAAAAGATAGGGCGCCGTGGGTCTGGAACGGACGGAGAGGAGAATAGTTGCTGA